A genomic segment from Bubalus kerabau isolate K-KA32 ecotype Philippines breed swamp buffalo chromosome 21, PCC_UOA_SB_1v2, whole genome shotgun sequence encodes:
- the TXNDC2 gene encoding LOW QUALITY PROTEIN: thioredoxin domain-containing protein 2 (The sequence of the model RefSeq protein was modified relative to this genomic sequence to represent the inferred CDS: inserted 1 base in 1 codon) codes for MSSHVTLQVPAHPLEAFVHEVSNVQRTHVGASEALQAVHTLPPEQSSDTPSSPAQVVLPKQGDFLNSTAKALPSEQADTPSFPEKTILSKEREILDSPQKNILPKQAATPSSSIQTISPKQGDIPNFPEKTIPPKEGDILNPPSKTTLHKQANTPNSSEKTTLPKQGDTPKPSAKTILLKEADAPISPVQTILPNQSYASKFSEKTISTKEGDIFNTPAKVIPSWQADSPNFPAKINPSRQTDSPKFPANIILPKQADSPNSPNQILPPKQTDSPSFPGKIISSPQADSPKFPLKTTRHKQVDIPTSSEKNISPKQDNTPNFPAKFSLPKKSKTHKFTTKAILSKQGDTPKSSAKTILLKEGETPKSSAETILPKAGEIPKSSAETILPKEGQTPKSSTKTILPKEGETPKSSAKTILPKEGETPKSSAETIMPKESETPKSSAETILPKEGQTPKSSTKTILPKESKTPKSSAETILPKEGQTPKSSTKTILPKEGETPKSSTETILLKAGETTRSLEHTVWPAEGNSLQSEEDTELLDDNLVKVILSKDDFEVALKEAGEQLVAVDFSATWCWPCKTIKSLFQALSLKHEDVVFXEVDADECEELVRECKVDCIPTFQFYRKEEKVGQFSGALHEKLETLIAELK; via the exons ATGTCCAGCCATGTGACTCTCCAGGTCCCAGCACACCCCCTGGAGGCCTTTGTCCACGAGGTCAGCAATGTTCAACGGACACATGTGGGGGCATCCGAAGCCCTGCAGGCTGTGCACACACTCCCACCTGAGCAAAGCAGTGACACCCCCAGCTCTCCAGCCCAGGTTGTCCTGCCTAAGCAGGGGGACTTTCTCAATTCCACAGCAAAAGCCCTCCCATCCGAGCAGGCTGACACTCCCAGTTTCCCAGAAAAGACCATCCTATCAAAAGAGAGGGAAATTCTCGATTCCCCCCAGAAGAACATTTTGCCCAAGCAGGCTGCCACCCCCAGTTCCTCAATCCAAACCATTTCACCAAAGCAGGGTGACATTCCCAATTTCCCAGAAAAAACCATCCCGCCAAAAGAGGGTGACATTCTCAATCCCCCCAGTAAAACCACCCTGCACAAGCAGGCCAACACCCCCAATTCTTCGGAAAAAACCACCTTGCCCAAGCAGGGCGACACCCCTAAGCCCTCAGCCAAAACCATTTTGCTCAAGGAGGCTGATGCCCCCATCTCCCCAGTCCAAACCATTCTGCCCAATCAGTCTTATGCCTCCAAATTCTCAGAAAAAACCATCTCGACAAAAGAGGGTGACATTTTCAACACCCCAGCCAAAGTCATTCCATCATGGCAGGCTGACTCCCCCAATTTCCCAGCCAAGATCAATCCATCACGGCAGACTGACTCCCCCAAATTCCCAGCCAATATCATCTTACCCAAACAGGCTGACTCCCCTAACTCCCCAAACCAAATCCTCCCACCCAAGCAGACTGACTCCCCCAGTTTCCCAGGCAAAATCATTTCATCACCGCAGGCTGACTCCCCCAAGTTCCCACTCAAAACTACCCGGCACAAGCAGGTGGACATCCCTActtcttcagaaaaaaacatctcaCCCAAGCAGGACAATACCCCCAATTTTCCAGCAAAATTCAGTTTGCCCAAGAAGAGTAAAACCCACAAGTTCACAACCAAAGCCATTCTGTCCAAGCAGGGTGACACCCCAAAGTCCTCAGCCAAAACCATCCTGCTCAAGGAGGGTGAGACCCCCAAGTCCTCAGCGGAAACCATTCTGCCCAAGGCGGGTGAGATCCCCAAGTCCTCAGCCGAAACCATTCTGCCCAAGGAAGGTCAGACTCCCAAGTCCTCAACCAAAACCATTCTGCCCAAGGAGGGTGAGACCCCCAAGTCCTCAGCCAAAACCATTCTGCCCAAGGAGGGTGAGACCCCCAAGTCCTCAGCCGAAACCATTATGCCCAAGGAGAGCGAGACCCCCAAGTCCTCAGCCGAAACCATTCTGCCCAAGGAAGGTCAGACTCCCAAGTCCTCAACCAAAACCATTCTGCCCAAGGAGAGCAAGACCCCCAAGTCCTCAGCCGAAACCATTCTGCCCAAGGAAGGTCAGACTCCCAAGTCCTCAACCAAAACCATTCTGCCCAAGGAGGGTGAGACCCCCAAGTCCTCAACCGAAACCATTCTACTCAAGGCGGGTGAGACCACCAGGTCCTTAGAGCACACAGTCTGGCCTGCAGAAGGCAATAGCCTGCAGTCAGAGGAAGACACAGAGCTCCTGGATGACAACCTGGTGAAGGTGATCCTGAGCAAAGATGACTTCGAGGTGGCGCTAAAGGAAGCTGGGGAGCAGCTGGTGGCCGTGGACTTCTCGGCCACGTGGTGCTGGCCCTGCAAGACCATCAAGTCCCTCTTCCAGGCCCTGTCCCTGAAACACGAGGATGTGGTGT TGGAAGTGGATGCCGACGAGTGCGAGGAACTGGTGAGAGAGTGCAAGGTCGATTGCATTCCAACCTTTCAGttttatagaaaagaagaaaaggtggGCCAGTTTTCTGGTGCCCTGCACGAAAAACTTGAGACACTCATTGCAGAATTAAAGTGA